Proteins encoded by one window of Nitrincola iocasae:
- the waaA gene encoding lipid IV(A) 3-deoxy-D-manno-octulosonic acid transferase has protein sequence MISRYIYTLVLHLLLPSILIRLWLRGRQAPAYRQRWTERLGFTPPLASSTAPLWVHAVSVGEVQAVATLIHRFLQHHPEIPVLITTMTPTGADRVKQLFGEQVAHRYCPYDLPWAMSRFLDITQPRGCVIVETELWPNFLRQCQRKQIPTLLANARLSERSARGYARFPSLTRDMLNRLSRVAVQDHTDGERFKALGLDPSRLNVIGSIKFDVEINPQWAKDARQLRQHWGAARPVFLAASTHDDEESQLLANLPELLSAYPDLLIVLVPRHPERFDTVAQLCQSSGLTCTRRSQNTLASPDTQIYLADTMGELMSFCSAADIVFVGGSLIERGGHNPLEPALLGKPVITGLHTFNFAAITQGLASAGALSQVKNAKDVMSQLQFWLSNPDSATCAGQAAQDYVASHAGALSRLEAELEPLLKTTTNQ, from the coding sequence ATGATAAGTCGTTATATTTACACTCTTGTGTTGCATCTATTGTTGCCCTCTATTCTGATCCGTTTATGGCTCAGAGGACGGCAAGCACCAGCTTATCGGCAACGCTGGACAGAGCGCCTCGGATTCACCCCACCACTTGCTTCCTCTACTGCACCACTATGGGTTCATGCTGTCTCAGTCGGCGAGGTACAAGCAGTCGCCACATTAATCCACCGTTTTTTACAGCACCACCCAGAGATTCCGGTACTGATCACCACCATGACCCCGACCGGAGCTGATCGGGTCAAGCAACTGTTCGGCGAGCAGGTAGCGCACCGCTACTGCCCCTACGATCTACCCTGGGCCATGAGTCGCTTCCTTGACATCACCCAACCACGCGGCTGCGTTATAGTGGAAACCGAACTCTGGCCCAACTTTTTAAGACAATGCCAGCGCAAACAGATTCCAACTTTATTAGCCAATGCACGTTTATCGGAGCGCTCTGCACGCGGTTACGCCCGCTTTCCCAGCCTGACCCGAGATATGCTCAATCGGCTCAGCCGGGTCGCTGTACAGGATCACACAGATGGTGAGCGCTTCAAAGCACTTGGCCTGGATCCTTCCCGTCTCAATGTCATCGGCAGTATCAAATTTGATGTAGAAATCAACCCGCAATGGGCCAAAGATGCGCGACAACTGCGGCAGCACTGGGGTGCAGCACGCCCGGTATTCCTGGCGGCCAGCACTCATGATGATGAAGAATCCCAGCTCCTGGCAAACCTGCCAGAACTATTATCTGCCTATCCTGATCTGTTGATTGTGCTGGTGCCCCGCCACCCCGAACGTTTTGATACGGTTGCCCAACTTTGCCAGTCTTCCGGATTAACCTGTACCCGGCGCAGCCAGAATACTCTCGCCAGCCCGGACACGCAGATTTACCTGGCGGACACCATGGGGGAGCTGATGTCCTTCTGTAGTGCTGCTGATATTGTCTTTGTTGGCGGCTCACTGATTGAGCGCGGTGGCCATAACCCACTAGAACCCGCTCTGTTGGGTAAACCCGTGATTACCGGATTGCATACCTTTAACTTCGCTGCCATCACCCAAGGGTTGGCTTCGGCAGGCGCGCTGAGTCAGGTTAAAAATGCCAAGGACGTGATGTCACAATTGCAGTTCTGGCTGAGCAACCCCGACAGTGCCACATGCGCAGGGCAAGCCGCCCAGGACTATGTTGCCAGCCATGCAGGCGCACTCAGCCGTCTTGAAGCCGAACTGGAACCGCTGCTGAAAACAACAACTAATCAATAA
- a CDS encoding glycosyltransferase family 39 protein: MKGIAVLGNTASKVWLLLLINALLWTLLPWLSAYSLPLDVVEGLFWGQEWQWGYYKHPPLPAWLVQLSWLALADLGPFALSQLTILMTLLFVWLLGLRLLDREKAALGTLLLLGVYYFTWPTPEFNHNIAQMPFWAAAIYFYHSAITDGRYRNWLLLGLCAGLGLLTKYAMVVLLAAMFLHLLTQREARKQLLGWPLWSGVGLMCAVFLPHLLWLIQHDFLPLTYAGQRSGGAAGLEAHLLGPLKFLLVQLVDHLPLLFLLAASGFFACSLWCRDQADSQAKWFLFCLGVGPALLTALGAGLTGTGLRDMWGTPMWNLSGLLLVAWLITPLSGSRQKKLLRNTLVMVLLLVMLRLVDMSLLPYLKNKPPRIGWPDKAMAVELEQIWSNHTACPLDIVASEYWLGGLMALRASTQPSVLIDGRLDYSPWIDEERLTQSGALLIWQQGDDVPSHLARLGAVDSQGAITLDWPMGSADPLQLHWAIVTPMHECY; this comes from the coding sequence ATGAAAGGTATTGCTGTGCTGGGTAATACGGCCAGCAAGGTTTGGCTGTTACTGTTGATCAATGCGTTACTCTGGACGCTGTTGCCATGGCTAAGTGCCTACAGTTTACCGCTGGATGTGGTAGAGGGGCTATTCTGGGGGCAGGAGTGGCAGTGGGGGTATTATAAACATCCGCCACTTCCCGCTTGGCTGGTACAGTTGTCGTGGCTGGCATTGGCGGATCTGGGCCCTTTTGCGCTCAGCCAACTGACAATATTAATGACCTTGCTATTTGTTTGGTTGTTGGGATTGCGGTTACTTGATCGTGAAAAAGCCGCATTAGGCACTTTGCTGCTGCTGGGCGTCTATTACTTCACCTGGCCGACGCCGGAATTCAATCATAATATCGCGCAAATGCCTTTTTGGGCTGCCGCCATCTATTTTTATCACTCTGCTATCACCGATGGGCGCTATCGCAACTGGCTGTTACTGGGTCTGTGTGCTGGCTTGGGTTTGTTGACAAAATATGCCATGGTCGTGTTGTTGGCGGCGATGTTCCTGCACTTGCTGACTCAGCGAGAGGCTAGAAAGCAGTTGTTAGGCTGGCCGCTCTGGAGTGGTGTGGGGTTAATGTGCGCAGTTTTTCTACCTCATCTATTATGGTTGATTCAGCACGATTTTTTACCACTGACTTATGCGGGACAACGTTCTGGAGGCGCCGCCGGACTTGAGGCCCACCTGTTGGGCCCGTTGAAATTTTTGCTGGTGCAGTTAGTCGATCACTTGCCTTTACTGTTTTTACTGGCTGCTTCTGGTTTTTTCGCCTGTTCACTTTGGTGTCGTGACCAGGCTGATTCGCAAGCTAAATGGTTCTTGTTCTGCCTGGGGGTGGGGCCTGCACTGTTGACTGCTCTGGGAGCTGGTTTGACCGGGACCGGATTGCGGGATATGTGGGGAACGCCCATGTGGAACTTGTCAGGCCTGTTGCTGGTAGCCTGGCTGATTACTCCCTTGTCAGGGTCTAGGCAGAAAAAACTGCTGCGCAATACTCTGGTGATGGTGCTGTTGCTGGTGATGTTGCGGTTGGTGGATATGAGTTTGCTACCCTATCTGAAGAATAAGCCACCTCGTATTGGCTGGCCGGATAAGGCCATGGCGGTTGAACTGGAGCAGATCTGGTCCAATCATACCGCCTGTCCACTGGATATTGTCGCATCTGAATACTGGCTGGGCGGGTTAATGGCGTTACGGGCATCCACACAGCCTTCAGTTCTGATTGATGGACGACTGGATTACAGTCCGTGGATTGATGAGGAGCGTTTAACGCAATCGGGAGCACTGCTTATTTGGCAGCAAGGAGATGACGTGCCATCACATTTGGCCAGGCTTGGTGCTGTTGATAGCCAGGGAGCGATAACCCTGGATTGGCCAATGGGATCGGCGGACCCTTTGCAGTTGCATTGGGCCATTGTGACGCCTATGCATGAGTGTTATTGA
- the msbA gene encoding lipid A export permease/ATP-binding protein MsbA, with product MQKNTNNQVASGWDVYRRLLGYVRGHWPMFILAFCGFALYATSQTAAAKWLEHFIDAVENGNLDYRLWLALAIIGIFLVRGIGTLLGNYGFSYVARAVVSRLRCQMFDHLLVLPCAFYQQHTSAELLSRLTYNVEQVTGAATDALKTAVREGLTVVGLFGYMLYLNWKLTMLFVVVAPLVGAVVALASKRLRRLSHGIQDSVGDISSAASEAIKGYQVVRIFGGAEAERTRFNRVSERNRRQFMKMVVTQSITTPVVQMLVAGVVALLTYIAMSPALVASMTTGQFIAFISAASLMAKPIRQLTEINSTVQKGIAAAESFFALFDVLPERNAGLETLTVAQGRIEFNSVSFTYPQSEEPALKQVSFCIEPGETVALVGRSGSGKTTLAGLLPRFYDVVDGEILLDDRPLSHYTLDSLRNQIALVNQHVVLFEGSIAENIAYGALAGASDEAIRAAADAAMVSEFADRLPQGLNTLVGENGLLLSGGQRQRIAIARALLKDAPLLILDEATSALDTESERFIQTALEHVVRGRTTLVIAHRLSTIERADRILVMENGVIIEQGNHTELLAQGGSYARLYNMQFNQ from the coding sequence ATGCAGAAAAATACTAATAATCAGGTTGCATCTGGCTGGGATGTGTACAGACGGTTGCTCGGTTATGTGCGTGGCCATTGGCCGATGTTTATTCTCGCGTTTTGCGGTTTTGCGCTGTATGCCACCTCTCAGACAGCCGCCGCCAAATGGCTGGAGCATTTTATTGATGCGGTTGAAAATGGCAACCTGGATTACCGCTTATGGTTGGCGTTAGCGATCATTGGGATCTTTCTGGTGCGGGGGATCGGAACACTGCTGGGCAATTACGGTTTCTCCTATGTTGCCCGTGCGGTGGTCAGTCGGCTGCGTTGTCAGATGTTTGATCACCTGCTGGTGCTACCCTGTGCTTTTTACCAGCAGCATACCTCGGCAGAACTGTTATCGCGTTTGACCTACAATGTTGAGCAGGTGACAGGAGCGGCTACGGATGCATTGAAAACCGCTGTCCGGGAAGGACTCACGGTAGTTGGCTTGTTTGGCTATATGCTGTATCTCAACTGGAAGTTGACCATGCTGTTTGTAGTGGTGGCGCCATTGGTCGGTGCGGTGGTCGCGCTGGCCTCCAAACGCCTGCGCCGTCTCAGTCATGGCATTCAGGATTCTGTCGGGGATATTTCATCAGCGGCTTCAGAAGCGATCAAAGGTTATCAGGTGGTGCGCATTTTTGGTGGTGCTGAGGCCGAGCGTACCCGTTTCAACCGGGTATCTGAACGTAATCGGCGCCAGTTTATGAAAATGGTGGTGACCCAGTCGATCACCACGCCGGTGGTACAAATGTTGGTAGCGGGAGTCGTGGCGCTGTTGACCTATATTGCCATGTCTCCGGCTTTGGTGGCCTCTATGACGACAGGGCAGTTTATTGCCTTTATTTCAGCCGCTTCGTTGATGGCCAAGCCGATTCGTCAGTTGACGGAAATTAACAGCACGGTGCAAAAAGGGATCGCAGCGGCAGAAAGCTTTTTTGCGCTATTTGATGTGCTTCCGGAGCGCAATGCTGGCTTAGAAACACTTACCGTTGCTCAGGGACGAATTGAGTTTAATAGTGTTTCCTTTACCTATCCTCAGAGTGAAGAACCTGCGTTAAAGCAGGTTAGTTTTTGTATTGAGCCGGGGGAAACGGTTGCTCTGGTAGGGCGTTCAGGTAGCGGTAAAACAACTCTCGCGGGGCTGTTGCCGCGTTTTTATGATGTAGTTGATGGCGAGATTCTTCTGGATGACCGACCATTATCCCACTATACGCTGGACAGCTTGCGCAACCAGATAGCTTTGGTGAATCAGCATGTGGTGTTGTTTGAAGGCAGTATTGCAGAGAATATTGCCTATGGGGCGTTGGCGGGTGCTTCTGATGAGGCGATTCGTGCGGCGGCAGATGCCGCGATGGTGTCTGAATTTGCCGATCGTTTGCCTCAGGGGCTGAATACCCTGGTTGGTGAGAATGGGCTGTTGCTATCGGGTGGCCAGCGTCAGCGTATTGCCATAGCGCGTGCCCTTCTCAAGGATGCGCCTTTGCTGATTCTTGATGAGGCGACGTCCGCTCTGGATACCGAATCGGAGCGTTTTATACAAACAGCGCTTGAGCATGTTGTTAGGGGGCGGACTACGCTGGTGATTGCTCATCGATTATCGACCATTGAGCGTGCTGATCGTATTCTGGTTATGGAGAATGGTGTGATAATCGAGCAGGGCAACCATACCGAGTTGCTGGCGCAAGGGGGAAGTTATGCGCGCCTTTATAATATGCAATTTAACCAGTAG
- the lpxL gene encoding LpxL/LpxP family Kdo(2)-lipid IV(A) lauroyl/palmitoleoyl acyltransferase — protein sequence MAIHKKPLQLLKQPKQWPILAWVALLRLLVLLPYRWQQHIGAGFGWLLSHLARERRHVTHTNLRLCFPDLSDAEHQQMFKKVFRHNGIGLMETAMAWWAPKSWFEQRVTLKGREHLDAALAKGKGVIMLGAHFSTLDLGGLLFSFYYPVNTLYRPNNNPLLDRIIYNGRARFTHNIDRSDFRSVIRKLKKNEIIWYAPDQDFGMKQSVFVPFFGVPAATLTATTRLTKLNDSPILMLAQHRLSNGTYELELFPIITPFPTGDEIADATRINAEIERAIRKDPEQYMWVHRRFKSHPQGKNFLYKKVKP from the coding sequence GTGGCAATCCATAAGAAACCCTTACAGTTACTTAAACAACCGAAGCAATGGCCAATACTAGCCTGGGTCGCCTTGCTGCGCTTGCTCGTCTTACTACCCTACCGCTGGCAGCAGCATATCGGTGCCGGATTTGGCTGGTTGCTGAGTCACCTGGCCCGTGAGCGCCGCCATGTCACCCACACCAATTTACGCCTGTGCTTTCCTGACCTGAGTGATGCTGAGCATCAACAAATGTTCAAAAAAGTGTTTCGTCATAACGGTATTGGTCTGATGGAAACCGCCATGGCCTGGTGGGCACCAAAATCATGGTTCGAGCAGCGAGTAACCCTGAAAGGCCGAGAGCACCTGGATGCAGCACTGGCTAAAGGCAAGGGGGTCATCATGCTTGGAGCGCACTTTTCTACCCTTGATCTGGGTGGGTTGCTGTTCTCATTCTATTACCCAGTCAACACGCTTTACCGCCCCAATAATAACCCTCTGCTTGATCGAATCATTTACAATGGACGTGCTCGCTTCACCCATAACATCGACCGATCCGATTTCCGCAGTGTAATTCGCAAACTGAAAAAAAATGAAATTATTTGGTACGCACCGGATCAGGATTTCGGCATGAAGCAGTCCGTGTTTGTGCCTTTCTTTGGAGTCCCTGCTGCAACCCTAACCGCCACAACAAGGCTCACAAAACTGAATGACTCCCCCATTCTTATGCTGGCACAGCATCGTTTATCTAATGGCACGTATGAACTGGAACTGTTCCCTATCATTACCCCCTTTCCAACAGGCGATGAAATAGCTGATGCGACTCGAATCAATGCAGAAATAGAACGCGCCATCCGTAAAGATCCTGAGCAGTATATGTGGGTGCATCGACGCTTTAAGAGTCATCCTCAAGGAAAAAACTTTCTATACAAGAAGGTAAAACCATGA
- a CDS encoding glycosyltransferase family 4 protein: MKVVQLVASPKQGGMEKHVVELSNGINQLNTEVVVIADKSFAPYLNKSIKLIEIDFKRSRYNPFLLISILRLINKINPDIIHCHGGKASQIISLLKPLLKSKCISTIHGIKKNVEYLKNFHHIIGVSNYIKNRLPKSWISTTIYNGIEKPKIITSSHKEKIKSSLNIPSSSFLWVAVGRLVPVKGFDQIIKAMQQVNGHLVIVGDGPEYSHLQELIETLSLGSRVTLTGHRNDAQEIIQCADQLIISSLREGFSYVFLEAMLTHTPVIASDVPVANEVLPKELIYPIGNHEELAKLMNRALSQPYNLKDIMDNCNTLMTLDSMVKATYNLYLKVLEAGNR, translated from the coding sequence ATGAAGGTAGTGCAACTGGTTGCGAGCCCAAAACAAGGCGGTATGGAAAAGCATGTAGTTGAGCTATCAAATGGAATTAACCAGCTAAATACTGAAGTAGTCGTCATTGCAGATAAATCATTTGCTCCATACTTAAATAAAAGCATTAAGCTTATCGAAATAGACTTCAAAAGGTCACGTTACAACCCTTTCCTCTTGATATCCATATTGCGCTTAATAAACAAAATAAATCCAGACATTATTCATTGCCATGGAGGCAAAGCCTCACAGATAATATCTTTATTAAAGCCTCTACTAAAATCTAAATGCATATCCACAATACATGGCATTAAAAAAAATGTTGAGTATTTGAAAAATTTTCATCACATCATAGGTGTCAGCAACTATATTAAAAACAGACTACCTAAGAGCTGGATATCTACAACCATATACAATGGTATAGAAAAGCCAAAAATCATCACCAGCTCTCATAAAGAAAAGATCAAATCAAGCTTAAACATTCCTTCCTCATCATTCTTATGGGTTGCCGTAGGACGCTTAGTTCCAGTTAAGGGATTTGATCAAATAATTAAAGCCATGCAACAGGTTAATGGTCACTTGGTTATAGTTGGTGATGGCCCAGAATACAGCCATCTTCAAGAGTTAATTGAGACACTTAGCTTAGGCTCAAGAGTAACTCTAACGGGCCATAGGAATGATGCACAAGAAATTATTCAATGCGCAGATCAGCTTATTATATCGTCTTTGCGAGAAGGTTTTTCATATGTTTTTTTGGAAGCCATGCTAACACACACTCCTGTCATAGCATCCGACGTACCTGTTGCCAATGAAGTCTTACCAAAAGAACTTATATATCCGATAGGTAATCATGAAGAGTTGGCCAAGCTCATGAACCGAGCTCTGTCTCAACCATACAACCTTAAAGACATTATGGATAACTGCAACACCTTAATGACATTAGACAGTATGGTTAAAGCTACTTATAATTTATATCTAAAAGTATTAGAAGCAGGAAACCGCTGA
- a CDS encoding glycosyltransferase family 2 protein: MNKLPLSVFIICYNEVDRITLVLESVKDIADEIIIVDSGSTDGTLEIIKEYTDKIFFKEWEGFGAQKTYAESLCKHDWILNLDADEILLDEIKKSIAKVFDIPNSERNASYSLDIRHVSLMSKSIKPNFFSPRNITPRLYNKNKAGFNNSTVHDKVINFDRSKPIKLKGAVAHISTKSFSHMWEKIRTYSELQAYKWVEDGRNVTYFQLIYDPFFFFIKNFFIRRLCFVGAEGLVMSFALSAGRALRIGMALELKNRKHRT; this comes from the coding sequence ATGAATAAACTACCACTGTCAGTGTTTATAATTTGCTATAACGAAGTAGATAGAATCACTTTAGTATTAGAATCAGTTAAAGACATCGCTGACGAAATAATCATTGTAGATAGTGGCAGTACTGATGGAACCTTAGAAATAATTAAGGAATACACTGATAAAATTTTCTTCAAGGAATGGGAAGGATTCGGAGCACAAAAAACTTATGCCGAAAGCCTTTGCAAACATGATTGGATTCTTAACCTAGATGCAGATGAAATACTCTTAGATGAGATAAAAAAATCTATTGCCAAGGTATTCGATATACCTAATAGTGAAAGAAATGCCTCTTATTCCTTAGACATTAGACACGTCAGTTTAATGAGCAAAAGCATCAAACCAAACTTTTTCAGCCCAAGAAACATAACGCCCCGCTTATATAATAAAAACAAAGCCGGATTTAATAATAGCACTGTGCACGACAAGGTCATTAACTTCGACAGAAGCAAACCCATTAAGTTAAAAGGTGCGGTCGCTCACATCTCCACTAAATCTTTTTCACACATGTGGGAGAAAATACGCACATATAGCGAACTACAAGCATACAAGTGGGTAGAGGATGGAAGAAATGTAACTTACTTTCAATTAATCTACGATCCTTTTTTCTTCTTTATCAAAAATTTCTTCATAAGACGCCTTTGTTTTGTAGGGGCTGAAGGTTTAGTAATGTCTTTTGCTCTTAGCGCCGGCAGAGCGCTTAGAATAGGTATGGCGCTAGAGCTTAAAAATCGGAAACATCGTACTTAA
- a CDS encoding glycosyltransferase gives MSSVSELDSIGLVLCSDRKGGLENAFVDMAYALVTLGYKVVALTPANAQFRSMMPELVEFYDYSPKGYWDFFSRFKTRRYIKNNNIKLLVTVNSRATYTIAKSVSGLNIPVLGVSYSYKHKRMQAADHLVVVTQHMKAHFLQHGWPVGDVDVLPCMLRNFPVESIALKPVDDVVKLGFVGRLSPEKGLEDLVEAMSLLIGKGRSLSLTIAGSGDDEQKIHALLAQKGLQQNVFFSGWITDIREWLKNINLIIVPSKEETFGIVVLESMAHGCPVVSTYAPGPSSQIENGVTGWLAETGDVESLASAIETALGQSGTWEQVVDNARASACKYSFENQIPIIKDIIEKIIVK, from the coding sequence ATGAGTAGTGTTTCTGAGCTTGATAGTATTGGGTTGGTATTATGTTCGGATAGAAAAGGAGGTCTCGAAAATGCGTTTGTTGATATGGCCTATGCACTGGTCACCCTTGGTTATAAAGTTGTTGCTTTAACTCCAGCTAATGCCCAGTTTAGGTCTATGATGCCTGAATTGGTTGAGTTTTACGATTATAGTCCTAAAGGCTATTGGGATTTTTTTAGTCGTTTTAAAACACGGCGTTATATCAAGAATAACAATATCAAGTTGCTGGTTACCGTCAATTCAAGAGCCACTTATACGATTGCAAAATCTGTTTCCGGTTTGAATATACCTGTTTTGGGCGTTTCTTATAGCTATAAGCATAAAAGGATGCAGGCTGCTGATCACCTTGTAGTCGTTACGCAACATATGAAGGCCCATTTTCTTCAGCATGGCTGGCCTGTAGGTGACGTGGATGTATTGCCCTGTATGCTGAGGAACTTTCCTGTAGAGTCAATAGCTTTAAAGCCAGTTGATGATGTAGTGAAACTTGGTTTTGTAGGTAGACTTTCACCCGAGAAGGGTCTTGAAGATCTAGTGGAAGCCATGTCTTTATTGATAGGAAAAGGGCGCTCTCTTTCACTGACGATTGCTGGCAGTGGTGATGATGAGCAAAAAATACACGCATTGTTAGCGCAAAAAGGGCTGCAGCAGAATGTGTTTTTCAGCGGCTGGATTACGGATATTCGTGAATGGCTAAAAAATATCAACCTGATTATTGTTCCCTCTAAAGAGGAAACTTTCGGTATTGTTGTTCTTGAGAGTATGGCGCATGGTTGCCCGGTAGTATCAACATACGCCCCTGGACCCTCAAGCCAGATAGAAAATGGTGTGACTGGTTGGCTTGCTGAGACGGGCGATGTAGAGTCTTTGGCAAGCGCTATAGAAACCGCATTGGGTCAATCAGGCACTTGGGAGCAGGTTGTTGATAATGCAAGAGCTAGTGCTTGCAAATATTCTTTTGAAAACCAAATTCCAATTATCAAAGATATAATCGAAAAAATTATTGTAAAATAA
- a CDS encoding O-antigen ligase family protein: MKSQTLPMDFRGVGFYLIVASLSFSVFFAVDKAYKILPIVYFIAAFFYVIKEKPFIDYKAILFYFCAVFFVVLGDLLNIYFGNSDFSGIEQVARNVVLILPLIFILECERLTTKIIVGSVFFMLCVTAFASVFQYFGMYAQDSSHLSGGRVGLWWNSVPFANSIVLFLGLILGSVLVSPKSYWMNIIVVLACTLMLVVVYLSGTRSALLSYFFVIFIYLFMTVKSDKRIWFRSLIGVFLLVLVAAASYLFGDRVELAVEQLYSHFHKGAEFTSVSIRLSSWYYSWLIFLDNPLFGHGTEGAIHVGKDIVEAGLVPEYVVDYHSHSDVFDALKRNGLLGFLGLLWVYISPFLLMWYFKLSARDVAPVFLVVIALFVSGLTEVNIRHNISSNSFYMAYMLAIAVVFKYKVQRGQSL, translated from the coding sequence ATGAAGTCGCAGACTTTACCCATGGATTTCAGAGGGGTTGGTTTTTATTTGATAGTAGCTTCGCTGTCTTTTTCAGTTTTTTTTGCTGTTGATAAAGCTTATAAAATTCTACCGATAGTATATTTTATTGCTGCATTTTTTTACGTAATAAAAGAAAAACCCTTTATAGACTACAAAGCTATTTTATTTTATTTTTGTGCTGTTTTTTTTGTTGTGCTAGGTGATTTACTTAATATTTATTTTGGTAATTCTGATTTTAGTGGGATTGAACAGGTTGCCAGGAATGTTGTGCTTATTCTTCCACTAATTTTTATTTTAGAGTGTGAAAGGCTAACTACAAAAATCATAGTTGGTTCTGTGTTTTTTATGTTATGCGTTACAGCTTTTGCTTCTGTTTTTCAATATTTTGGAATGTATGCACAAGACTCATCGCATCTTTCAGGCGGGCGTGTTGGGTTGTGGTGGAATTCAGTGCCTTTCGCCAATTCAATTGTACTTTTTCTTGGTCTTATTTTAGGTTCTGTTTTGGTAAGTCCAAAAAGCTATTGGATGAATATTATTGTTGTGCTTGCCTGCACTCTAATGCTTGTTGTTGTGTATCTTAGCGGTACGCGTAGTGCTCTTCTTTCGTATTTTTTTGTAATCTTTATATATCTGTTTATGACAGTAAAGAGTGATAAACGCATTTGGTTTAGATCTTTAATAGGTGTTTTTCTTTTGGTTTTGGTAGCCGCTGCGTCCTATCTATTTGGTGATAGAGTTGAGCTCGCAGTAGAACAACTTTATAGCCACTTTCACAAGGGAGCTGAGTTCACCTCTGTGAGTATCAGATTGAGTAGCTGGTATTATTCCTGGCTTATATTTCTTGACAATCCCTTGTTTGGACATGGAACAGAAGGAGCTATTCATGTTGGGAAAGATATAGTTGAAGCTGGACTGGTGCCCGAATATGTAGTGGATTACCATTCACACTCTGATGTTTTTGATGCGCTCAAACGTAACGGTCTGTTGGGTTTTTTGGGTCTGTTATGGGTTTATATTTCACCATTTCTTTTGATGTGGTATTTCAAGCTTTCAGCAAGAGATGTTGCTCCAGTTTTTCTGGTTGTTATAGCTCTTTTTGTAAGTGGATTAACTGAGGTTAATATAAGACATAATATTTCATCTAATTCCTTCTATATGGCTTATATGCTTGCTATAGCTGTTGTATTTAAATACAAGGTTCAAAGAGGCCAGTCGTTATGA
- a CDS encoding glycosyltransferase family 4 protein, with protein sequence MKVVQVLPALELGGVERGTLEIAKGLVDAGHESVVVSAGGRLVTELERAGSWHVNWDLGKKSLLTLLQVRSFRRWLEQEQPDIVHVRSRMPAWIVWLAWRRMDPATRPRFITTLHGMHSVNRYSAIMGKGEQVIAVSETAKRYLLDNFPEVDPAKVTVIHRGIDPDEFPRGYRPSAPWLEQFYADNPQARDKFLICFPGRITRWKGHLDLVEVIDQLKTHLPNVHVLVVGSDPKGAFLAEVKAAIEARSLTEYFTFLGTRSDMKEFYALSDVMLSLTSTTAEAFGRTVVECLSIGTPVIAYSHGAVEETLSALYSEGLVETGSIVGIVEKIVTLASLQEPKRPIENHFLLNDMIRKTLAVYQRVAS encoded by the coding sequence ATGAAGGTAGTACAGGTTCTGCCGGCACTGGAGCTTGGTGGGGTAGAGCGTGGCACCCTGGAAATTGCCAAGGGGCTGGTAGACGCTGGCCATGAGTCAGTCGTGGTTTCGGCAGGGGGGCGTTTAGTCACTGAACTTGAGCGTGCCGGAAGCTGGCACGTGAACTGGGATCTGGGTAAAAAATCGCTGCTGACACTATTGCAGGTACGTTCCTTTCGGCGCTGGCTGGAGCAGGAACAGCCGGATATTGTCCATGTGCGCTCTCGCATGCCTGCCTGGATAGTCTGGCTGGCCTGGCGACGTATGGATCCAGCTACCCGGCCTCGCTTCATTACCACCTTGCACGGCATGCACTCCGTGAATAGATACAGTGCTATTATGGGTAAAGGTGAGCAAGTGATTGCAGTTTCTGAAACCGCCAAGCGCTATCTGCTGGATAATTTTCCGGAGGTTGATCCCGCTAAAGTCACCGTTATTCATCGGGGTATCGACCCTGATGAGTTTCCGCGGGGCTATCGTCCATCAGCTCCCTGGCTGGAGCAATTTTATGCCGATAACCCACAGGCACGAGATAAGTTTTTGATCTGCTTCCCAGGACGCATTACCCGCTGGAAAGGACATCTGGATCTGGTTGAGGTGATAGACCAGCTCAAGACGCATCTGCCCAATGTGCATGTTCTGGTAGTGGGTAGCGATCCTAAAGGAGCATTTCTGGCAGAAGTGAAGGCCGCGATAGAAGCGCGATCACTGACTGAATACTTTACCTTTCTTGGTACCCGCTCCGACATGAAAGAGTTTTATGCCCTCAGTGATGTGATGCTGTCGCTGACCAGTACAACAGCCGAAGCCTTTGGCCGAACGGTTGTTGAGTGCCTGTCGATTGGAACGCCGGTAATTGCTTATTCGCATGGAGCTGTTGAAGAAACCTTGTCAGCACTTTACTCCGAGGGTCTGGTGGAGACAGGAAGTATTGTGGGGATCGTAGAAAAAATTGTCACCCTAGCGTCTTTGCAAGAACCAAAAAGGCCAATAGAAAATCATTTTTTACTGAATGATATGATTAGAAAGACATTAGCTGTATATCAGAGGGTTGCTTCATGA